A window of Clavibacter michiganensis contains these coding sequences:
- a CDS encoding ABC transporter ATP-binding protein gives MIPAVEVSGLTIQGGTGASGASGTGAALLRGIDLRIAPGEVVGLSGPSGSGKSTLLHALLGHLSPGTSISAGTVRVHGVDPLTPAGRRLLRGRVVGHMPQDPASALDPARTALHHVREAARRSADRADLGRLALDAARDAHLDPALLRRRGSELSGGQAQRVILAALLAARPAVVLLDEPTSALDAETTGLVARHVTRLPWLPTVVIASHDPHVLARTGGRVITLRDGVRGSVSPPDAAPSPDARGPATAGARTAPALPTASAPAVDVSGLRIRFGAHRVVEEASFAIPPGAMLALRGRSGSGKTSVGRAIAGLLVPEAGTLDVAGARVPWAGDDRTRSEKPLVIPVLQDSRAALHPGETVRTALVRAGRAAGRQGSTSADPAELLARFGLDPRLLERRPHQLSGGQRQRVAIARAMASAPTLLVCDEVTASLDATAERMVLDALDEARTRTGVAILLITHSPAAADRAHRVLTLDAGRLA, from the coding sequence GTGATCCCCGCCGTCGAGGTGAGCGGCCTCACCATCCAGGGCGGGACCGGCGCGAGCGGCGCGAGCGGCACAGGCGCGGCGCTCCTCCGCGGGATCGACCTCCGCATCGCGCCCGGCGAGGTCGTCGGCCTGTCCGGGCCGTCAGGCAGCGGGAAGTCGACCCTCCTTCACGCGCTCCTCGGGCACCTCTCCCCCGGGACCTCGATCTCGGCGGGGACCGTCCGCGTCCACGGCGTGGATCCCCTCACCCCGGCCGGCCGCCGCCTCCTCCGCGGACGCGTCGTGGGGCACATGCCGCAGGATCCGGCGAGCGCCCTCGACCCCGCGCGCACCGCGCTCCACCACGTCCGCGAGGCGGCCCGCCGGTCCGCCGATCGCGCGGACCTCGGCCGGCTCGCCCTCGACGCCGCGCGCGACGCGCACCTCGACCCCGCGCTGCTGCGCCGTCGCGGATCCGAGCTCTCGGGCGGCCAGGCGCAGCGCGTGATCCTCGCGGCGCTCCTCGCCGCCCGGCCCGCGGTGGTCCTCCTCGACGAGCCCACGAGCGCGCTGGACGCCGAGACGACCGGCCTCGTCGCGCGTCACGTCACCCGCCTCCCGTGGCTCCCGACCGTCGTCATCGCCAGCCACGATCCCCATGTGCTCGCGCGGACCGGCGGACGCGTCATCACCCTGCGCGACGGCGTGCGGGGATCCGTCTCCCCGCCGGACGCCGCGCCCTCCCCGGACGCCCGCGGGCCGGCGACCGCCGGGGCGCGCACGGCTCCCGCCCTGCCCACCGCGTCCGCTCCCGCCGTCGACGTGTCCGGCCTCCGCATCCGGTTCGGCGCGCACCGGGTGGTCGAGGAGGCCTCCTTCGCCATCCCGCCCGGGGCGATGCTCGCGCTCCGCGGCCGATCCGGATCCGGGAAGACGAGCGTCGGCCGGGCGATCGCCGGCCTCCTCGTGCCGGAGGCGGGCACGCTCGACGTGGCGGGGGCCCGCGTCCCGTGGGCGGGCGACGACCGCACCCGATCCGAGAAGCCGCTCGTGATCCCGGTCCTCCAGGACTCCCGCGCCGCGCTGCACCCGGGCGAGACGGTGCGCACGGCCCTCGTCCGCGCGGGCCGCGCAGCTGGCCGCCAGGGCTCCACCTCCGCCGATCCCGCCGAGCTGCTCGCACGCTTCGGGCTGGACCCGCGCCTCCTCGAGCGCCGGCCGCACCAGCTGAGCGGCGGTCAACGCCAGCGCGTGGCGATCGCCCGGGCGATGGCCTCCGCACCGACCCTGCTGGTGTGCGACGAGGTCACCGCGTCCCTCGACGCCACCGCGGAGCGGATGGTGCTCGACGCCCTCGACGAGGCGCGGACGCGCACGGGCGTCGCGATCCTGCTCATCACGCACAGCCCGGCAGCGGCCGATCGCGCCCACCGGGTGCTCACGCTGGACGCCGGCCGTCTCGCCTGA
- a CDS encoding long-chain-fatty-acid--CoA ligase, giving the protein MTSDTPLQPEHEQPHGGFASVSVAAILAESAERHADRVAVVVGDVSTTYRELWDETRAYAGALRDRGVGEGTRVAMLIPNVADFPRVYYAVLALGGVVVPVHALLKSEEIAYVLRDSGSALLVCAGPLLEQGAKGAALADVPVISVLVPASTEGGPDRLEELAQAATPIRTYVPRRPSDTATILYTSGTTGQPKGAEGSHLALVMQVDVLILDTFDLRAGDRILGCLPLFHTFGQTCTMNASFRAGATIVMVPRFDGDTALALMVEHETQVFMGVPTMYFALLAAAARNPARPVLRYAISGGAAIPVAVIDAFREQFDAEIHEGYGLTETSPVASFNHVGVPARPGTVGKPIWGVQIEIADPEHEDRVELVERGTLGEIVIRGHNLMNGYLHRPEDTARAVVDGWFRSGDLGTIDEDGYIRVVDRTKDMILRNGYNVYPREVEEVLARHEAVAQCAVFGVPHEEHGQEIVAAIVPKADATVDAAEVVAYMKERIASYKYPRRVEVVEALPLGPSGKILKRTLVERFGA; this is encoded by the coding sequence ATGACCTCCGACACGCCCCTCCAGCCCGAGCACGAGCAGCCCCACGGCGGGTTCGCCTCCGTCTCGGTCGCCGCGATCCTCGCCGAGTCCGCCGAGCGGCACGCCGACCGGGTCGCCGTGGTCGTCGGCGACGTCTCCACCACCTACCGCGAGCTCTGGGACGAGACGCGCGCCTACGCGGGCGCCCTCCGCGACCGCGGGGTGGGCGAGGGCACGCGCGTCGCGATGCTCATCCCGAACGTCGCCGACTTCCCGCGCGTCTACTACGCGGTGCTCGCGCTCGGCGGCGTGGTCGTGCCCGTGCACGCGCTGCTGAAGAGCGAGGAGATCGCGTACGTGCTGCGCGACTCCGGATCCGCGCTCCTGGTCTGCGCCGGCCCGCTGCTCGAGCAGGGCGCGAAGGGCGCGGCGCTCGCCGACGTGCCGGTCATCAGCGTGCTCGTGCCGGCCTCCACCGAGGGAGGGCCCGACCGGCTCGAGGAGCTCGCGCAGGCCGCGACGCCCATCCGCACCTACGTGCCGCGTCGGCCGTCGGACACCGCGACGATCCTCTACACCTCCGGCACCACCGGCCAGCCGAAGGGCGCGGAGGGCAGCCACCTCGCGCTCGTGATGCAGGTCGACGTGCTCATCCTCGACACCTTCGACCTGCGCGCCGGCGATCGGATCCTCGGCTGCCTGCCCCTGTTCCACACCTTCGGCCAGACCTGCACCATGAACGCGTCGTTCCGGGCGGGCGCCACGATCGTGATGGTGCCGCGCTTCGACGGCGACACCGCGCTCGCGCTCATGGTCGAGCACGAGACCCAGGTGTTCATGGGCGTGCCCACCATGTACTTCGCGCTGCTCGCGGCCGCCGCCCGGAACCCCGCGCGCCCGGTCCTCCGCTACGCCATCTCGGGCGGCGCCGCGATCCCCGTCGCCGTCATCGACGCGTTCCGCGAGCAGTTCGACGCCGAGATCCACGAGGGCTACGGCCTCACCGAGACCTCGCCTGTCGCGTCGTTCAACCACGTCGGCGTACCGGCCCGGCCCGGTACGGTCGGGAAGCCGATCTGGGGCGTGCAGATCGAGATCGCCGACCCCGAGCACGAGGACCGCGTGGAGCTCGTCGAGCGCGGCACGCTCGGCGAGATCGTGATCCGCGGCCACAACCTCATGAACGGCTACCTGCACCGCCCCGAGGACACGGCCCGCGCGGTCGTCGACGGCTGGTTCCGCTCGGGCGACCTCGGCACCATCGACGAGGACGGCTACATCCGCGTGGTCGACCGGACGAAGGACATGATCCTGCGCAACGGCTACAACGTGTACCCGCGCGAGGTCGAGGAGGTGCTCGCCCGGCACGAGGCCGTCGCGCAGTGCGCCGTGTTCGGCGTGCCGCACGAGGAGCACGGGCAGGAGATCGTCGCGGCGATCGTGCCGAAGGCGGACGCCACCGTCGACGCGGCGGAGGTCGTCGCGTACATGAAGGAGCGCATCGCCTCCTACAAGTACCCGCGGCGGGTCGAGGTGGTCGAGGCGCTGCCGCTCGGGCCGAGCGGCAAGATCCTGAAGCGGACGCTCGTCGAGCGGTTCGGCGCGTGA
- the hrpA gene encoding ATP-dependent RNA helicase HrpA, whose amino-acid sequence MEISIAYPPELPVSRMRDEIADAIRDNQVVIVAGATGSGKTTQLPKICLELGRESIGHTQPRRLAARTISERIAEELGGEVGQLVGYQVRFTDKVSADTRIKLMTDGILLNELQRDRLLRKYDTIIIDEAHERSLNIDFLLGYLKQLLPRRPDLKLIITSATIDPQSFSKHFGDAPIVEVSGRTYPVEIRYRPLVAEAAVAGEDDDLADAPLERPADDRDFLEGINAALDELAAESSGDVLVFLSGENEIRDAEDAIRSRNLPHTEVLPLYGRLSSADQHRVFQPSTQAGVRRRIVLATNVAETSLTVPGIKYVIDAGTARISRYSVRSKVQRLPIEAISQASANQRSGRSGRTSDGIAIRLYSEEDFARRPEFTEPEILRTNLAAVILQMVSLGLGDIAAFPFLQPPDSRGIKDGVDLLTELGAVIRSPDGTPALTKVGRDLSRLPIDPRFARMVVESRKHGVSREVMIIVAGLTIQDVRERPLEKRPQADQQHARFVDPASDFITLLNLWNHLEEKEAELSSSAFRRMCKAEFLNYVRVREWKDVFRQLRQLARPLDLQMNEPKADPDGIHRSLLAGLLSHIGLKDAQKKDYVGARQSRFVVFPGSALAKKQPDAIMSAELVETSRLFARTNAAIDPAWAEPIAGGLVKRTHSEPHWEKKQGATVAWERVTLYGVPIVLKRRVQFSRIDPAYARELFIRHALVEGDWESQQAFDRANRKLREELAEVEERTRRRDILNDDEAVFEFYDKRIPRDVASTRAFEGWWKKQRQETPELLTMTAEELLAEDAVDVDEAAFPPTWQQGDQRLSLTYRFEPGAPDDGVTVQVPLALLARLSPAGFDWQVPGMRRDLVTAMIKALPKALRKNVVPAADWADRLLEGLPEPDPQHPVAFTTTIAGLIMRKAHVRVADDDFDLDRIPAHLRMAFRVVDERGREVAAGRDLTELQARLSSRARDSVARATARPVERVAGASGGAPRGMERTGLTTWDLDELPRFVDTAQGGTGDSRHVIRAYPALVDEGSTVAIRLMATAEDQARAMPGGVRRLLVLAIANPSAYVKQHLTSQEKLMLATSPYPNVQALFDDCLLAAIDQVLERVAPGGAIYSKELFETARDRVSGVVMDSMFDTVALVNRILTGARDAERAIKQATSMQLIGALTDAREQLDGLVHPGFVSATGLARLQRLPAYLSGLTHRVQRLPDQPARDRAWMTEVLKATDLYREAGGVIPSAPHAPESLAHARWMLEELRLSLFAQHLPTAEPVSLQRIRKVLAG is encoded by the coding sequence ATGGAAATCAGCATCGCGTACCCGCCCGAGCTCCCCGTCAGCCGGATGCGCGACGAGATCGCCGACGCCATCCGCGACAACCAGGTCGTCATCGTCGCGGGCGCGACCGGATCCGGCAAGACCACGCAGCTGCCGAAGATCTGCCTCGAGCTCGGCCGCGAGAGCATCGGCCACACGCAGCCGCGCCGGCTCGCGGCACGCACCATCTCGGAGCGCATCGCGGAGGAGCTCGGCGGCGAGGTCGGCCAGCTCGTCGGCTACCAGGTGCGCTTCACCGACAAGGTCTCGGCCGACACCCGCATCAAGCTCATGACCGACGGGATCCTGCTCAACGAGCTGCAGCGCGACCGGCTGCTCCGCAAGTACGACACGATCATCATCGACGAGGCCCACGAGCGCAGCCTCAACATCGACTTCCTGCTCGGCTACCTCAAGCAGCTGCTGCCGCGCCGGCCCGACCTCAAGCTCATCATCACGTCGGCCACCATCGACCCGCAGAGCTTCTCGAAGCACTTCGGCGACGCCCCCATCGTCGAGGTGTCCGGGCGCACGTACCCCGTGGAGATCCGCTACCGCCCGCTCGTCGCCGAGGCCGCCGTCGCGGGCGAGGACGACGACCTCGCCGACGCGCCGCTGGAGCGCCCGGCCGACGATCGCGACTTCCTCGAGGGGATCAACGCCGCGCTCGACGAGCTGGCGGCCGAGTCCTCGGGCGACGTGCTCGTGTTCCTCAGCGGCGAGAACGAGATCCGCGACGCCGAGGACGCGATCCGGAGCCGGAACCTCCCGCACACCGAGGTGCTGCCGCTCTACGGCCGGCTCTCGTCCGCCGACCAGCACCGCGTCTTCCAGCCGTCGACGCAGGCGGGCGTGCGCCGCCGCATCGTGCTCGCCACCAACGTCGCCGAGACGAGCCTCACGGTGCCCGGCATCAAGTACGTGATCGACGCCGGCACCGCCCGCATCTCGCGCTACTCCGTGCGCTCCAAGGTGCAGCGCCTCCCCATCGAGGCGATCTCGCAGGCGTCGGCGAACCAGCGCTCGGGCCGCTCCGGCCGCACGAGCGACGGCATCGCGATCCGCCTGTACTCCGAGGAGGACTTCGCCCGCCGGCCCGAGTTCACCGAGCCGGAGATCCTGCGCACGAACCTCGCGGCCGTGATCCTGCAGATGGTGTCGCTCGGCCTCGGCGACATCGCCGCGTTCCCGTTCCTGCAGCCGCCGGACTCGCGCGGCATCAAGGACGGCGTCGACCTGCTCACGGAGCTGGGCGCGGTCATCCGCTCCCCCGACGGGACGCCCGCGCTCACGAAGGTGGGCCGCGACCTCTCGCGCCTGCCGATCGACCCGCGGTTCGCGCGCATGGTCGTCGAGTCGCGCAAGCACGGCGTGAGCCGCGAGGTCATGATCATCGTGGCCGGCCTCACCATCCAGGACGTGCGCGAGCGGCCCCTCGAGAAGCGCCCGCAGGCCGACCAGCAGCACGCGCGGTTCGTGGATCCCGCGAGCGACTTCATCACCCTCCTCAACCTCTGGAACCACCTGGAGGAGAAGGAGGCCGAGCTCTCCTCGAGCGCGTTCCGCCGCATGTGCAAGGCCGAGTTCCTCAACTACGTGCGCGTGCGCGAGTGGAAGGACGTCTTCCGGCAGCTGCGGCAGCTCGCGCGCCCGCTCGACCTGCAGATGAACGAGCCCAAGGCCGACCCGGACGGGATCCACAGGTCGCTGCTCGCGGGCCTCCTCTCCCACATCGGGTTGAAGGACGCGCAGAAGAAGGACTACGTGGGCGCGCGCCAGTCCCGGTTCGTGGTGTTCCCCGGATCCGCGCTCGCGAAGAAGCAGCCCGACGCGATCATGAGCGCCGAGCTCGTCGAGACCAGCCGCCTGTTCGCGCGCACCAACGCGGCCATCGACCCGGCGTGGGCCGAGCCCATCGCGGGCGGGCTCGTCAAGCGCACCCACAGCGAGCCGCACTGGGAGAAGAAGCAGGGCGCGACCGTGGCATGGGAGCGCGTGACGCTCTACGGCGTCCCCATCGTGCTCAAGCGCCGCGTGCAGTTCTCGCGCATCGACCCCGCGTACGCGCGCGAGCTCTTCATCCGGCACGCGCTCGTCGAGGGCGACTGGGAGTCGCAGCAGGCGTTCGACCGCGCCAACCGGAAGCTCCGCGAGGAGCTCGCCGAGGTGGAGGAGCGCACGCGCCGCCGCGACATCCTCAACGACGACGAGGCCGTCTTCGAGTTCTACGACAAGCGGATCCCGCGCGACGTCGCCTCCACGCGCGCCTTCGAGGGGTGGTGGAAGAAGCAGCGCCAGGAGACGCCCGAGCTCCTCACCATGACCGCCGAGGAGCTCCTCGCGGAGGACGCGGTGGACGTCGACGAGGCCGCGTTCCCGCCCACCTGGCAGCAGGGCGACCAGCGCCTCTCGCTCACCTACCGCTTCGAGCCGGGTGCGCCCGACGACGGCGTGACCGTGCAGGTGCCGCTCGCGCTGCTCGCGCGCCTCAGCCCCGCCGGCTTCGACTGGCAGGTGCCCGGCATGCGGCGCGATCTCGTCACCGCCATGATCAAGGCCCTCCCGAAGGCGCTGCGCAAGAACGTGGTGCCCGCCGCCGACTGGGCCGACCGGCTCCTCGAGGGGCTGCCCGAGCCGGATCCGCAGCACCCGGTCGCGTTCACGACCACGATCGCGGGCCTCATCATGCGGAAGGCTCACGTGCGCGTCGCCGACGACGACTTCGACCTCGACCGGATCCCCGCCCACCTCCGCATGGCGTTCCGCGTGGTCGACGAGCGCGGCCGCGAGGTCGCCGCCGGCCGCGACCTCACCGAGCTGCAGGCGCGCCTGTCCAGCCGCGCCCGCGACAGCGTCGCCCGGGCCACCGCGCGGCCCGTCGAGCGCGTCGCCGGCGCATCAGGCGGCGCGCCCCGCGGCATGGAGCGCACGGGCCTCACCACGTGGGACCTCGACGAGCTGCCGCGCTTCGTCGACACCGCGCAGGGCGGCACGGGCGACAGCCGGCACGTCATCCGCGCCTACCCGGCGCTCGTCGACGAGGGATCCACCGTCGCGATCCGCCTCATGGCGACCGCAGAGGACCAGGCCCGCGCCATGCCCGGCGGCGTGCGGCGCCTGCTCGTGCTCGCCATCGCGAACCCCTCGGCATACGTGAAGCAGCACCTCACGAGCCAGGAGAAGCTCATGCTCGCGACGAGCCCGTACCCGAACGTGCAGGCCCTCTTCGACGACTGCCTGCTGGCCGCCATCGACCAGGTGCTCGAGCGCGTGGCCCCCGGCGGCGCGATCTACTCCAAGGAGCTCTTCGAGACCGCGCGCGACCGCGTCTCCGGCGTCGTCATGGACTCGATGTTCGACACGGTGGCGCTCGTGAACCGGATCCTCACCGGCGCGCGCGACGCCGAGCGCGCGATCAAGCAGGCCACGAGCATGCAGCTGATCGGCGCGCTCACCGACGCGCGCGAGCAGCTCGACGGCCTCGTGCACCCGGGCTTCGTCTCGGCCACCGGTCTCGCCCGGCTCCAGCGCCTGCCTGCCTACCTGTCCGGACTCACCCACCGTGTGCAGCGCCTGCCCGACCAGCCCGCGCGCGACCGCGCGTGGATGACCGAGGTGCTGAAGGCCACCGACCTCTACCGCGAGGCCGGCGGCGTCATCCCGTCCGCGCCGCACGCGCCCGAGTCGCTCGCGCACGCCCGCTGGATGCTCGAGGAGCTGCGCCTCAGCCTCTTCGCCCAGCACCTGCCGACGGCCGAGCCGGTGTCGCTGCAGCGGATCCGCAAGGTGCTCGCGGGCTGA
- a CDS encoding AAA family ATPase: MARIPVTGMSGAGKSTLLAELARRGHRTLDTDLDGWTLPDGRWDEPRMARLLDREPRIIVSGTVEDQGAFRDRFAHVVLLSAPLDVLLARVAARTGNDYGKDPAEREEIRRRTREVEPLLRRSADVELDGRRAIADLADELERLPG, from the coding sequence ATGGCGCGGATCCCGGTCACGGGCATGTCCGGCGCCGGGAAGTCGACGCTCCTCGCCGAGCTCGCCCGGCGAGGGCACCGCACGCTCGACACCGACCTCGACGGCTGGACCCTGCCGGACGGCCGATGGGACGAGCCCCGGATGGCCCGCCTCCTCGACCGCGAGCCGCGCATCATCGTCTCCGGCACCGTCGAGGACCAGGGCGCGTTCCGCGATCGCTTCGCGCACGTCGTGCTGCTCAGCGCACCCCTCGACGTCCTGCTCGCGCGCGTCGCCGCGCGCACCGGGAACGACTACGGGAAGGACCCCGCCGAGCGCGAGGAGATCCGCCGGCGCACGCGGGAGGTGGAGCCGCTGCTCCGCCGATCCGCCGACGTCGAGCTCGACGGCCGGCGCGCGATCGCGGACTTGGCCGACGAGCTGGAGCGGCTGCCGGGCTGA
- a CDS encoding ABC transporter permease subunit yields MSDAPAGSRARGGARTLALILAASVVAAALLGPLLPLGSPDEVVGRPFAGPDAAHPLGTELLGRDLLARVAAGGRGLVLEAVAATVAASVAGLALGIWSGLRPSRVADGAVRVVDAVAALPALLVLLVLAAGAPGEPAAIVAAIALVSAPFSVRVIRQQTRIVAAADHVVLARARGDGIGSRLRHDILPGIRSVALADAGLRFIAALQLAAAAGFLGIGASAPAADWGRMVREDVVGIRANVLATLVPAGLLVVVALGVTLAVDASGRRRGAGR; encoded by the coding sequence ATGAGCGACGCGCCCGCCGGATCCCGCGCCAGGGGCGGCGCCCGGACGCTCGCCCTGATCCTCGCCGCGAGCGTCGTCGCCGCCGCCCTCCTCGGGCCGCTGCTGCCGCTCGGGTCGCCGGACGAGGTCGTCGGCCGGCCGTTCGCAGGGCCGGATGCCGCGCATCCGCTCGGCACGGAGCTGCTCGGGCGCGACCTGCTCGCGCGCGTCGCGGCGGGCGGGCGGGGACTCGTGCTCGAGGCCGTCGCCGCGACCGTGGCCGCGAGCGTCGCGGGGCTCGCGCTCGGGATCTGGTCGGGGCTCCGCCCGTCCCGCGTGGCCGACGGGGCCGTGCGCGTCGTCGACGCCGTCGCCGCCCTGCCCGCGCTGCTGGTCCTGCTGGTCCTCGCCGCGGGCGCTCCGGGTGAGCCCGCGGCGATCGTCGCCGCCATCGCCCTCGTGAGCGCCCCCTTCTCCGTGCGCGTCATCCGGCAGCAGACGCGCATCGTCGCGGCGGCCGACCACGTCGTCCTCGCCCGAGCGCGGGGCGACGGGATCGGCAGCAGGCTGCGGCACGACATCCTCCCCGGGATCCGGTCGGTGGCCCTGGCGGACGCGGGCCTCCGCTTCATCGCCGCGCTCCAGCTCGCCGCGGCCGCCGGATTCCTCGGGATCGGCGCGAGCGCGCCCGCGGCGGATTGGGGGCGCATGGTCCGGGAGGACGTGGTCGGGATCCGCGCGAACGTGCTCGCGACCCTGGTGCCGGCGGGGCTCCTGGTGGTGGTCGCGCTCGGCGTCACGCTGGCGGTGGACGCGTCCGGCCGGCGGCGCGGGGCGGGCCGGTGA
- a CDS encoding ABC transporter permease: MRAGPPLAVWIAGRCAAALLTLLALSVVVFLSAAALPGDASGALAGTGATAAERAALRTDLGLDRPVAERYLTWAAGALHGDLGRSLVSGREIAPVLAERLADTLTITALAVAVIAVAATGLGLASGMREGSAADRLVTTLTVVMMATPDFLVATALLVLLTSLVPVLPAVALLPLGDAAWQHPEVLLLPVATLALAGAGPAARMLRAAVVDVMRAPFIEHARLHGIRGPRLALVHVLPNAAAPALQSLALVAAGLLGGGIVVETLFGVPGIGLELAHAVSARDVPMVQAVALVLGGTALAILLAGDVGAALLRRRRGAETVRG, encoded by the coding sequence GTGAGGGCCGGGCCACCGCTCGCGGTCTGGATCGCCGGCCGGTGCGCCGCAGCGCTGCTGACCCTGCTGGCTCTCTCGGTCGTCGTGTTCCTGAGCGCGGCCGCGCTCCCGGGGGATGCCTCCGGCGCGCTCGCGGGCACCGGCGCGACGGCCGCGGAGCGCGCCGCCCTGCGGACGGACCTGGGCCTCGACCGCCCGGTGGCGGAGAGGTACCTGACCTGGGCCGCCGGCGCGCTGCACGGCGACCTCGGCCGCTCGCTCGTCTCCGGCCGCGAGATCGCGCCGGTCCTCGCCGAGCGCCTGGCCGACACGCTGACGATCACGGCCCTCGCGGTCGCGGTGATCGCCGTGGCCGCCACCGGCCTCGGCCTCGCGTCCGGCATGCGCGAGGGCAGCGCGGCCGACCGACTGGTCACCACCCTGACGGTGGTCATGATGGCGACCCCGGACTTCCTCGTCGCCACCGCGCTCCTCGTGCTCCTCACCTCGCTCGTGCCGGTGCTCCCGGCCGTCGCGCTCCTGCCGCTGGGCGACGCCGCGTGGCAGCATCCGGAGGTGCTCCTGCTGCCGGTCGCGACGCTCGCCCTCGCCGGCGCGGGCCCGGCCGCGCGGATGCTGCGCGCGGCCGTCGTCGACGTGATGCGCGCGCCGTTCATCGAGCACGCGCGGCTGCACGGGATCCGCGGTCCGCGCCTCGCGCTCGTGCACGTGCTGCCGAACGCGGCTGCTCCGGCGCTGCAGTCGCTCGCGCTGGTGGCTGCGGGGCTGCTCGGCGGTGGGATCGTCGTCGAGACGCTGTTCGGGGTCCCGGGCATCGGCCTGGAGCTCGCGCACGCGGTGTCCGCGCGGGACGTGCCGATGGTGCAGGCGGTCGCCCTCGTGCTCGGCGGCACGGCCCTCGCGATCCTGCTGGCGGGCGACGTCGGCGCGGCCCTCCTCCGACGCCGCCGGGGCGCGGAGACGGTGCGCGGATGA
- a CDS encoding ABC transporter substrate-binding protein, whose translation MTTLPRRHPAIVAALLALAITAGAAGCAPSSASSADAAASGGTLRAAFPGGGAAETLDYLVGPTALDYVRARLVHAPFCEIDASAADGVAYGALSSIDVSPDLSSYTLHVRPDVPFTDGSTLTAADVIYSLRAPGLLHGLPFTQIVARDLDVDAATAVDDLTVTLPTRHPVADGRQLICQSMLAIKDGTTEFTESTPSSGPFTISGFEPGRSTVLTRNATFYGNALGTGPTLDSIELLSISDQTAREDALRQGQVDYASGLAPAQAQELTGASGITVSTSELPYASSLQFVMNPAFAPFADERVREAFKLAIDRQQIVDTVYFGHAFAGDDVPGLGFPSYDTTLPVREHDPDKARALLAEAGQSGMAVTLTAGPELPGMVETATLIVQDLRAIGVDATLAELPAGQLYADYAAYQKLPFAAGYTPPALFEPNHVPGALPEADALVAQARSAVTPEARLAASHEAQQILWAKGYTIAPVFVPSISAQSDGVSGVRELQFPDLSRATVTRASAG comes from the coding sequence ATGACCACGCTCCCCAGGAGGCATCCCGCGATCGTCGCGGCGCTGCTCGCCCTCGCGATCACGGCCGGAGCGGCCGGTTGCGCGCCGTCCTCCGCGTCGTCCGCCGACGCCGCCGCGTCCGGCGGCACGCTCCGCGCGGCCTTCCCCGGCGGCGGCGCGGCAGAGACGCTCGACTACCTGGTCGGCCCGACCGCGCTGGACTACGTGCGCGCACGGCTGGTCCACGCGCCCTTCTGCGAGATCGACGCGTCGGCGGCGGACGGCGTCGCCTACGGCGCCCTCTCCTCCATCGACGTGAGCCCCGACCTCTCCTCCTACACGCTGCACGTGCGGCCCGACGTGCCGTTCACCGACGGATCCACGCTCACCGCGGCCGACGTCATCTACTCGCTCCGCGCTCCCGGGCTGCTGCACGGCCTGCCCTTCACGCAGATCGTCGCGCGCGACCTCGACGTCGACGCCGCCACGGCCGTCGACGACCTCACGGTCACGCTCCCGACGCGCCATCCGGTCGCCGACGGGCGCCAGCTCATCTGCCAGAGCATGCTCGCCATCAAGGACGGCACCACGGAGTTCACCGAGTCGACGCCGTCCTCGGGGCCGTTCACCATCAGCGGGTTCGAGCCGGGGCGGAGCACGGTCCTCACCCGGAATGCGACGTTCTACGGGAACGCCCTCGGCACCGGACCGACCCTCGACTCCATCGAGCTGCTGTCCATCTCCGACCAGACCGCCCGCGAGGACGCGCTGCGCCAGGGCCAGGTCGACTACGCGAGCGGACTCGCCCCCGCGCAGGCGCAGGAGCTCACGGGCGCGTCCGGGATCACCGTCTCCACGAGCGAGCTGCCGTACGCCTCCTCGCTGCAGTTCGTGATGAACCCGGCCTTCGCCCCCTTCGCCGACGAGCGCGTGCGGGAGGCGTTCAAGCTGGCGATCGACCGCCAGCAGATCGTCGACACCGTCTACTTCGGCCATGCGTTCGCGGGCGACGACGTCCCGGGGCTCGGCTTCCCGAGCTACGACACGACCCTGCCCGTGCGCGAGCACGACCCGGACAAGGCGAGGGCGCTGCTCGCGGAGGCCGGCCAGAGCGGCATGGCCGTGACGCTCACGGCGGGCCCCGAGCTGCCCGGCATGGTCGAGACCGCGACGCTGATCGTGCAGGACCTCCGCGCGATCGGCGTCGACGCGACCCTCGCCGAGCTGCCCGCGGGCCAGCTCTACGCCGACTACGCGGCGTACCAGAAGCTGCCGTTCGCGGCCGGGTACACGCCGCCGGCGCTCTTCGAGCCGAACCACGTGCCCGGAGCCCTGCCCGAGGCGGACGCCCTCGTCGCCCAGGCGCGCAGCGCGGTCACCCCGGAGGCCCGGCTCGCCGCGTCGCACGAGGCGCAGCAGATCCTGTGGGCGAAGGGCTACACGATCGCGCCGGTGTTCGTGCCGTCGATCAGCGCGCAGTCCGACGGCGTGAGCGGCGTGCGCGAGCTGCAGTTCCCCGACCTGTCGCGGGCGACCGTCACCCGGGCCTCCGCAGGGTGA